Proteins encoded in a region of the Mucispirillum schaedleri ASF457 genome:
- the pepV gene encoding dipeptidase PepV produces the protein MENLDMLIEKYFDKAVQDMQDLIKINSQLDRSTVDEKNPFGKGAAECLNKFINIAEKDGFTVKNIDNYAGYAEYGNGNLIGILAHLDVVPAGNESLWQHSPFAAKIYDNKLYGRGAIDDKGPLIAAYTAVKILKATGIKLNKRFRIIAGCDEETSMRCIKRYKETEEIPVFSFSPDANFPAVYAEKGQMQITMKRDFPLQGFEPVKLLGLTCGERVNIVPDTAYAYFAGDLAKIKRQLEEIAGDDLEIDYYQDSYLQVKATGKSAHAMNPEKGINAMYKLLHYLAHPSLDYGSWELMLWIRQIAYLLNDESNGKSFNIDCYDDISGSLTINLGILRYKTEDLILKFDIRYPVTMNSSKIESKINNLAEKMMMLTQISKHIPPLYIDKNNQYLQELLKAYQEVTNDKSEPVAIGGRTYCTMMPNSLSFGANFKDDEELAHQNNEYIDLDKFKTLIKIYIKSLINLNNM, from the coding sequence ATGGAAAATTTAGATATGTTAATAGAAAAATATTTTGATAAAGCTGTGCAGGATATGCAGGATTTAATAAAAATTAATTCTCAACTTGACAGAAGCACTGTTGATGAGAAAAATCCTTTTGGAAAAGGTGCTGCAGAATGTTTAAATAAATTTATCAATATCGCAGAAAAAGATGGCTTTACTGTTAAAAATATTGATAATTATGCAGGGTATGCAGAATATGGTAATGGTAATTTAATTGGCATTTTAGCACATTTAGATGTAGTGCCTGCAGGAAATGAAAGCTTATGGCAGCACTCACCTTTTGCTGCAAAAATATATGATAATAAATTATACGGCAGGGGTGCAATAGATGATAAAGGTCCATTAATTGCTGCATATACTGCTGTTAAAATTTTAAAAGCAACAGGAATTAAACTTAATAAAAGGTTTAGAATAATTGCAGGCTGTGATGAAGAGACATCTATGCGGTGTATAAAAAGATATAAAGAAACAGAAGAAATACCTGTATTTTCATTTTCCCCAGATGCTAATTTTCCTGCTGTATATGCAGAAAAAGGTCAAATGCAGATAACTATGAAACGGGATTTTCCACTGCAGGGATTTGAGCCTGTTAAACTTTTGGGTCTTACCTGCGGAGAGCGTGTCAATATTGTGCCTGATACTGCATACGCTTATTTTGCAGGGGATTTAGCAAAAATAAAAAGACAGCTTGAAGAAATAGCTGGCGATGATTTAGAAATAGATTATTATCAGGATAGTTATTTGCAGGTAAAAGCAACTGGTAAATCTGCACATGCAATGAATCCAGAAAAAGGAATAAATGCAATGTATAAACTGCTGCATTATCTTGCACACCCTTCTTTAGATTATGGTTCATGGGAGCTTATGCTGTGGATTAGGCAGATTGCATATCTTTTAAATGACGAAAGTAACGGCAAAAGTTTCAATATAGACTGTTATGATGATATTTCTGGCAGCTTAACAATTAATCTTGGAATACTTAGATATAAAACAGAAGATTTAATATTAAAATTTGATATTAGATATCCAGTTACAATGAATAGCTCTAAAATTGAAAGTAAAATTAATAATCTGGCTGAAAAAATGATGATGCTTACTCAAATTAGCAAACATATTCCACCATTATATATTGATAAAAATAACCAATATTTACAAGAACTGTTAAAAGCATATCAGGAAGTTACTAATGATAAAAGTGAACCTGTTGCAATAGGCGGCAGAACTTACTGCACTATGATGCCTAATTCTCTTTCTTTTGGAGCTAATTTTAAAGATGATGAAGAACTGGCACATCAAAATAATGAATATATAGATTTAGATAAATTTAAAACATTAATTAAAATATATATTAAAAGTTTAATAAACTTAAATAATATGTAA
- the glpK gene encoding glycerol kinase GlpK has product MGKYVLALDQGTTSSRAILFDRESNIVQIAQQEFSQIFPQDGWVEHNPNEIFDTQSSVVRECVKNAGISSKDIAAVGVTNQRETTVVWNKKTGAPIYNAIVWQDRRTSAYCDKLKAEGKTDLIREKTGLILDSYFSGTKIKWILDNVKGARELAEKGDLLFGNIDTWLIWNFTKGSVHATDPSNASRTLLFNINTGMWDKDLLELFDIPESLLPKVMPSSGVMGEMHPEFLGAPIPIAGDAGDQQAATYGNACTKEGMAKNTYGTGCFLLMNTGKMHKLSANNLLTTVAWDSGKGLHYAFEGSVYIGGAVVQWLRDGLQIIKNTSDTEALGKSVPDNGGVYIVPAFTGLGAPYWDPYARGTIVGITRGTTKAHIARAGLESIAYQSLDIVRCMEKDAGMKMSTLRVDGGASRNNMLMQCQADMLNVVVERPVITETTALGAAYLAGLAVNFWSSEEEVRSMWKLDRCFEPQMSQERREKQLYEWHKAVKRAQSWLED; this is encoded by the coding sequence GATGGCTGGGTAGAGCATAACCCTAATGAGATTTTTGATACTCAATCATCAGTTGTAAGAGAATGTGTAAAAAATGCAGGTATATCATCTAAAGATATTGCAGCAGTAGGTGTTACTAACCAAAGGGAAACAACTGTTGTATGGAATAAAAAAACTGGTGCTCCAATATATAATGCTATTGTTTGGCAGGATAGAAGAACATCTGCATATTGCGATAAATTAAAAGCAGAAGGCAAAACTGATTTAATAAGAGAAAAAACAGGTCTTATCTTAGATTCTTATTTTTCAGGGACAAAAATCAAGTGGATACTTGATAATGTAAAAGGTGCAAGAGAATTAGCAGAAAAAGGCGATTTACTGTTTGGAAATATTGATACATGGCTTATTTGGAATTTTACAAAAGGCTCAGTTCATGCAACAGACCCGTCAAATGCAAGCAGAACATTACTTTTTAATATTAATACTGGTATGTGGGATAAAGATTTATTAGAGCTTTTTGATATTCCAGAATCACTTTTACCAAAAGTAATGCCTTCGTCTGGTGTAATGGGTGAAATGCACCCTGAATTTTTAGGTGCCCCAATACCAATAGCAGGAGATGCAGGTGACCAGCAGGCTGCAACTTATGGCAATGCCTGCACAAAAGAAGGTATGGCAAAAAATACATACGGCACAGGCTGTTTTCTGCTTATGAATACAGGTAAAATGCATAAATTAAGTGCGAATAATCTTCTTACCACTGTTGCATGGGATTCTGGCAAAGGTCTTCACTATGCTTTTGAAGGCTCTGTTTATATAGGTGGTGCAGTAGTTCAATGGCTTAGAGATGGTCTGCAGATTATTAAAAATACATCAGATACAGAAGCTCTTGGCAAATCTGTTCCTGATAATGGTGGTGTGTATATAGTGCCTGCATTTACAGGTCTTGGTGCTCCATACTGGGACCCTTATGCCAGAGGCACAATAGTTGGTATAACAAGAGGAACTACTAAGGCACATATTGCCCGTGCTGGTTTAGAGTCTATTGCTTATCAGTCATTAGACATAGTTCGCTGTATGGAAAAAGATGCTGGTATGAAAATGAGTACATTAAGAGTAGATGGTGGTGCAAGCCGTAATAATATGCTTATGCAGTGTCAGGCAGATATGCTTAATGTGGTAGTAGAACGCCCAGTAATTACTGAGACAACTGCATTAGGAGCTGCATATCTTGCTGGTTTAGCTGTTAATTTTTGGAGCAGTGAAGAAGAAGTGCGTTCTATGTGGAAACTGGATAGGTGTTTTGAGCCTCAAATGTCACAGGAACGCAGAGAAAAACAACTTTATGAATGGCATAAAGCTGTAAAACGAGCTCAAAGCTGGTTAGAAGATTAA